The Arachis duranensis cultivar V14167 chromosome 2, aradu.V14167.gnm2.J7QH, whole genome shotgun sequence genome has a window encoding:
- the LOC107474426 gene encoding uncharacterized protein LOC107474426, with protein MDFEKAGDGRKLQLQELENLRQEAYENSRLYEEKVKAVHDKLRLMPDKLRSRWDGPYQVEKAEPYGVFHLSHPSSSEFIKVNGYRLKLYHGEKMQKNKELEIFLLEDPPTAGD; from the exons ATGGACTTTGAGAAAGCCGGAGATGGAAGAAAGTTGCAATTGCAAGAATTAGAAAACCTTCGCcaagaagcttatgagaattcCAGGCTCTACGAAGAGAAGGTGAAGGCTGTGCATGATAA atTAAGGCTCATGCCGGacaagttgagatcaagatgggacgGTCCCTATCAAGTAGAGAAGGCTGAGCCATATGGAGTCTTTCACTTAagtcatccttcaagctctgaattCATCAAGGTCAATGGATATCGCCTAAAGCTAtatcatggtgagaagatgCAGAAGAACAAGGAgctagagatcttcctcttggaggatCCACCAACAGCAGGAGACTGA